Sequence from the Macaca fascicularis isolate 582-1 chromosome 16, T2T-MFA8v1.1 genome:
aaattgagccaggcgtggttgtgggcacctgtaatcccaactactcgggaggctgaggcaggagaatcacttgaaccctgggggcggaggttgcagtgagctgaggtggtgccactgcactccagactggcaacagagtgagactccgtctcaaaaaatatataagcagCAGCAGCCACGGCAGTCTAATGAGCCAGATCCTCATGGCACCTGCAGTATGGGTGGAGTATTATCCAGGGAGCACAGAAGCTGGGGACCAGGGGAGACAGTTTGGTTCAGTAAGGATAtcctcccactccccaccacTCCAAGAGGATGTAAGAGTCTCAggaaaggctgggcgtggtgactctcacacctataatcccagcactttgggaggccgaggtgggtggatcacttgaggtcggaagtttgagaccaggctgaccaacatggtgaaaccccatctctactaaaaatactaaaattagcccgacgtggtggcacatgccggtaatcccagctacttgggaggctgaggcgggagaatcggttgaacccgggaggcggaggttgcagtaaactgagatcacgccattacactccatccagcctgggcaacaaaagcgaaactccatctcaggaaaaaggaaaaaaaaaaaagagtctcagCAGGAATGCTTGGGAGACCAGATGTTGCAGGCAGGCCTCCAGGTACTTTTTCCTGAAGCAGAGCATTTGCCAAACATTGGGCAGCAGCAAGGGTGAAAATGCCCTCTTTGCCAAGTGTCTCGTGTATGTGCCTCTTCTGCTTCGTCACTTGGCAGCCAGGCTGGCACAGGGCACGCATGGTTTTGTGGACGCTGAGGAGCCTAGTGATGATGGAAGTAGAAGTGATGGTATTGCAGTAAAGCAGTGGCCCAGCTTGCTGTGCACCAGGCTCTGTGCTGTCCGCTTTCTGGACATCCTGTCAGTCATGGCAGCCCTGAAAGGTAGACACTTTTGTTAACTCGTTTTACAGATGAGCGAACTGAGATCAGAGCttgaataacttgcccaaggtgacgTGCCCAGTGAGAGGACAAGagccatccctccttccttcagAGATAAGCCGGGGGAGGGCATGAGGACGAGTCCATAGCTCTGCTCAGAAAGTCTcacccaggccaggtgcagtggctcatgcccataatcccagcactttgggaggccaaggtgggcagatcacctgaggtcaggagttccagaccagcctggccaacatggtgaaagtctgtctctactaaaaatacaaaacttagctgggtatggtggcgtgcacctgtaatcccagctacttgggactcaggagcctaaggcaggagagtcacttgaactcgggaggcagaggttgcagtgagtcgagatcgccccactgtactccagcctgggtgacaaagtgagactctgcctcaaaaaagaaaaaaagaaaaaaagaaagtctcactcaggccaggcgcggtggctcacgtctgtaatcccagcactttgggaggccaaggcgggtggattgcttgagcccgggagtttgagaccagcctgggcagcatggcgaaCAGGAGGTTCAAGTTGCCTGGTGGGTGCTGCAGCGTCTCTCCTTTTGCTTAGTAAGTTCGTGGAAGGTGGGGCTGTGGGTGATGCGTCCCTCCATTCCCTAGCGTGTAGCATGGAGCTAGATGCCGGCGGTGCCCTCAGTGACCGTACATGGCATCGGATTGAACCTCAGTCTTCCTAACAGGTGGTGGTGCCTCCCGGAGTGACAAATTCCTCTTTTCAAGTGACATCTCAAAATGTTGGACAAGTTACTGTTTATCTCCATGGAAATCACTCCAATCAGACCGGGTAGGCTGGCCTCAGCGCGTGCGGGCCTCACATGACAAGAAGGGGGCCGTCCTGGGCGCGTGGAAGTCTCCTTCGGAAGCCCAGCCTCAGCTCATCCCGGTCCCCAAACTCCTTTCCAGCCCGAGGATACGCTTCCTCGTGATCCGCAGCAACGCCATTAGCATCGTAAACCAGGTGATTGGCTGGATCTACTTTGTGGCCTGGTCCATCTCCTTCTACCCTCAGGTGATCATGAATTGGAGGCGGAAAAGGTAACCCCCTGGGCCGTACTCACAAGCAGTCTTGGGGCCACTAGGAGCAGGGCGTTCCAGCAAGGCTGCTGATGGCGCAGCCTCCGACGTCCCCTCTACCCTTCTGTCTGCCTGCCCTTTCCAGAAAGCTGTCCCAATGCGAAGTTGTCCCAATGCAAAGGCTCGGGGAGCCTGGGTCGGACTCCCGTGCTGGGCATTTCATCCTTTGCCCAGCTCAGCCCCTCCCTGAGAAAGCAACAAAATGGGGCTCGTTAGTTTAGTGGAGAATGGGCAGGGGAGTGGGGGAAGTCCACTGTGAATCTGCTCTGCACTGGGTCCACCTGGCCCTGGAGGATTGCGGTCTCAAGTCCTGTAGACTCGGCCTTCGGGACGAAGCAGTCCCACCTCGACTTGCAAGGACCCAAGCCACGTGGGCCTCCTGGGGGGATGGCAAGCAGACGGCCAGGAGGGAGCCTCTCCTCGGAGGCCTCCCCGACTCCCCTCTGGAGCCAGGACTCGAGGAGCAGAGAGATCTTAggcaggggaggaagagaggagggaagtaGCTCTCGAGGGCAGGCATTGGGTAGCATCCGTGGTGGGAGCAGGAGAGACCTAAGGACAGTGCCCTGCTTGAGACGGGTCGAGTCCTCCTTCCCCGTGGCCTGGGAGCCCTGTCCCTCCCATTCCCCACAGTAGTGCCAGTCctcacccccagccctgccctgcccctccacccccaccagtCCTCAGCCCCTGGGGTCCtcaccccctgccctgcccctccacccccaccagtCCTCAGCCCCTGGGGTCCtcaccccctgccctgcccctccacccccgCCAGTCCTCAGCCCCTGGGGTCCtcaccccctgccctgcccctccacccccgCCAGTCCTCAGCCCCTGGGGTCCtcaccccctgccctgcccctccacccccgCCAGTCCTCAGCCCCTGGGGTCCtcaccccctgccctgcccctccacccccgCCAGTCCTCAGCCCCTGGGGTCCtcaccccctgccctgcccctccacccccgCCAGTCCTCAGCCCCTGGGGTCCtcaccccctgccctgcccctccacccccgCCAGTCCTCAGCCCCTGGGGTCCtcaccccctgccctgcccctccacccccgCCAGTCCTCAGCCCCTGGGGTCCtcaccccctgccctgcccctccacccccgCCAGTCCTCAGCCCCTGGGGTCCtcaccccctgccctgcccctccacccccaccagtCCTCACCCCCTGCCCTGTCCCTCCACCCCCCGCCAGTCCtcaccccctgccctgcccctccacccccgCCAGTCCTCAGCCCCTGGGGTCCTCACCCCCTGCCCTGTCCCTCCACCCCCGCCAGTCCTCACCCCCTGCCCTGTCCCTCCACCCCCGCCAGTCCTCACCCCCTGCCCTGTCCCTCCACCCCCCGCCAGTCCTCACCCCCTGCCCTGTCCCTCCACCCCCGCCAGTCCTCACCCCCTGCCCTGTCCCTCCACCCCCGCCAGTCCTCACCCCCTGCCCTGTCCCTCCACCCCCCGCCAGTCCTCACCCCCTGCCCTGTCCCTCCACCCCCGCCAGTCCTCACCCCCTGCCCTGTCCCTCCACCCCCGCCAGTCCtcaccccctgccctgcccctccacccccgccagtcctcaccccctgccctgcccctccacccccgccagtcctcaccccctgccctgtccctccacccccgccagtcctcaccccctgccctgcccctccacccccgccagtcctcaccccctgccctgcccctccacccccgccagtcctcaccccctgccctgcccctccacccccgccagtcctcaccccctgccctgcccctccacccccgccagtcctcaccccctgccctgtccctccacccccgccagtcctcaccccctgccctgcccctccacccccgCCAGTCCTCACCCCCTGCCCTGTCCCTCCACCCCCGCCAGTCCTCACCCCTTGCCCTGTCCCTCCACCCCCGCCAGTCCTCACCCCTGCCCTGTCTTGCCCCTCCACCCCCTGCAGCGTCATTGGTCTGAGCTTCGACTTTGTGGCTCTGAACCTGACGGGCTTCGTGGCCTACAGTGTATTCAACATCGGCCTCCTGTGGGTGCCCTACATCAAGGTACGGCCTTGCCTGTCCCACATCTCTGCCCACGTGGCGTGGTGGCCTGGCTGCCCCTCACCACCCAGCTTCTCCCACCCACCAAACAGGAGCAGTTTCTCCTCAAATACcccaatggcgtgaaccccgtgAACAGCAACGACGTCTTCTTCAGCCTGCACGCGGTCGTCCTCACTCTGATCATCATCGTGCAGTGCTGCCTGTATGAGGTGAGACCAGGCCTGGCCCCCCACAGGCCGCCCCAGCCAACACCCACCACCCCGCCTCACCTTTGACAGAAGACGCGGCAGAGCCTGGGAAAGGAAGTGGGTGTGTTCATTCAGCCCGGTCCTGTGCTGGGCAGAGAAGACGCCCATGAGTCCAGGCCCTCAGAGCCCACCAAGTCTGGGGTGAGGgactcagggagaggcagtggCTGGACTCAGGCTGAGAGCTGTGCGCAGAGGAGCACAGACAGCTCATGGAGGAGCGAAAGGCCCTGGGCCCcgccagggaggagggaggagggcggCAGAAGACGCTTGGTTGTGTTCCAAGGATGAGTGAAGTCCctgtggaggaggggaggagccAGGGTGGGCTCCCGGAGGGGTCAGGTCACAGAGGCCAAGGGGCATTTGAGAGGGACCCTGAGCAGGTGGGTGCAGCTGGGCTTAGggtgccaggaggggcaggttCCTGAGCGGTCAGCAGAGGGCCCACGTGCAGGCAGAGGCACCGGTATTCAGCCTTGTTGCTGGAGGCCATGGGTGTCAGCAGGGCAGGGCCCCGCCAGGGCTGGGTCCGGAGGCCCCTGATGTGCCAGCTTTGCGCTCCCTTCTCCCAGGGCGTTCCCTTCACGCTGTGAGGCAGCGGGGGGCTGTCCGGCCACCCGCATGATCCCTCTAGGCTTTCTTAGCTGTCGGTGTGACGCGAGAGCGAAGGAGGCCCACGTTGGGCCCGTGTTCAGGGAAAGGCAAGGCGAGGGGACAGATTCCTGAGATGCTCAGGCTGCCGCCGGGTCGTGGGACGAGTCAGTACCTGGCTGGGAGAGGCAACAGGCCCCCAGAGGTCGGAGCCCACGTCTCCGAGTGAGTGCTGAGAGGCGCCCAGTTCTGCCAAGTAGGAACGAAGCAGACGGAGCTTGAGTCCCAGCGGCCTGAACGGGAGGCCCTGGCGATGAGAAGGTGTGGCTGGTGCCAGAGATGTCACCCCAGCCCAGGTGTGATGCTTTCTGTGGCCCGGATGTTCCCCTGCCACGACCCCAGTGcagtccccacctcgcaggggctCCTTCAAGGCCAGGGTCCAGCCTCGTGCCCTTCTCCAAGCCCGCCCTATCCGGGGCCGCCCGTGCTGagccctggcctggcctctgTGTGGGTCCACATCTCCGCCCTCCTGTCGCCCCCAGCGCGGTGGCCAGCGTGTGTCCTGGCCTGCCGTCGGCTTCCTGGTGCTCGCGTGGCTCTTCGCACTTGTCACCATGATCGTGGCTGCCGTGGGGGTGACCACGTGGCTGCAGTTTCTCTTCTGCTTCTCCTATATCAAGCTCGCGGTCACGCTGGTCAAGTATTTTCCACAGGTACTTCCAGGGCCCTGTTCACATGGCCGGTGGCAGGAGAGGCGAGAGGTACAGGGCCCAGGCCCTGCTCCTGTGGGGCAGCTCCGGCCGGGGCGAGGAAACAGGATGGAAAGCCACAGGGAGCCCGGGAGCCCAGGAGGAGCAGCGCGGTGGGGAGGCCAGCCTACCGCTCTTCCCCCGGGCTGGAATCACACGAGATCGTTAGCGGAGGCCCCGGGACCCCATGCTCCCTTAAGCATCAGGCGTTGTGTGGGTGGTTCCCCTTCTCCACACCCCAGCCTTTCCTGATGCCTTTGGCTCTGCCCCCACCACTGCCTCCATTTCCACAGCAAGGGGCAGCCCCGAGGGGCGACGGCAGGAGACTCTggagaggtgaggtgggaggagggagcagcTTCCTGCGCAGAGCTCAGCCCCTCCTACGAGCGAGCACAGCAGGTCCTCTTCAGATCCGGGGACTCAGGGTCCAGCACATCTTGCCCTATGGCCTGGGACAGGGTTGGGGCTGAAGTTGCTGCACCCGGGGATCTAGGGCCTCATTTAACTCACCCCATTCCCAAAGGGAGGAGCCCTGCCCCAGTGTCCCCAGCCCTGGGAGCCTTGTGTTCTGTGAGCTCGGGAGGGCCAGCGTTGTgactgggag
This genomic interval carries:
- the CTNS gene encoding cystinosin isoform X8, whose translation is MNWRRKSVIGLSFDFVALNLTGFVAYSVFNIGLLWVPYIKEQFLLKYPNGVNPVNSNDVFFSLHAVVLTLIIIVQCCLYERGGQRVSWPAVGFLVLAWLFALVTMIVAAVGVTTWLQFLFCFSYIKLAVTLVKYFPQAYMNFHYKSTEGWSIGNVLLDFTGGSFSLLQMFLQSYNNDQWTLIFGDPTKFGLGVFSIFFDVVFFIQHFCLYRKRPGYDQLN
- the CTNS gene encoding cystinosin isoform X4 gives rise to the protein MIRNWLAIFILFPLKLVEKCESTVSLTVPPVVKLENGSSTNVSIALRPPLNATLVITFEITFRSKNITILELPEEVVVPPGVTNSSFQVTSQNVGQVTVYLHGNHSNQTGPRIRFLVIRSNAISIVNQVIGWIYFVAWSISFYPQVIMNWRRKSVIGLSFDFVALNLTGFVAYSVFNIGLLWVPYIKEQFLLKYPNGVNPVNSNDVFFSLHAVVLTLIIIVQCCLYERGGQRVSWPAVGFLVLAWLFALVTMIVAAVGVTTWLQFLFCFSYIKLAVTLVKYFPQAYMNFHYKSTEGWSIGNVLLDFTGGSFSLLQMFLQSYNNAASGATI
- the CTNS gene encoding cystinosin isoform X3 encodes the protein MCFLSQARALTQCLTSLIWVLPESTVSLTVPPVVKLENGSSTNVSIALRPPLNATLVITFEITFRSKNITILELPEEVVVPPGVTNSSFQVTSQNVGQVTVYLHGNHSNQTGPRIRFLVIRSNAISIVNQVIGWIYFVAWSISFYPQVIMNWRRKSVIGLSFDFVALNLTGFVAYSVFNIGLLWVPYIKEQFLLKYPNGVNPVNSNDVFFSLHAVVLTLIIIVQCCLYERGGQRVSWPAVGFLVLAWLFALVTMIVAAVGVTTWLQFLFCFSYIKLAVTLVKYFPQAYMNFHYKSTEGWSIGNVLLDFTGGSFSLLQMFLQSYNNAASGATI
- the CTNS gene encoding cystinosin isoform X1, with protein sequence MCFLSQARALTQCLTSLIWVLPESTVSLTVPPVVKLENGSSTNVSIALRPPLNATLVITFEITFRSKNITILELPEEVVVPPGVTNSSFQVTSQNVGQVTVYLHGNHSNQTGPRIRFLVIRSNAISIVNQVIGWIYFVAWSISFYPQVIMNWRRKSVIGLSFDFVALNLTGFVAYSVFNIGLLWVPYIKEQFLLKYPNGVNPVNSNDVFFSLHAVVLTLIIIVQCCLYERGGQRVSWPAVGFLVLAWLFALVTMIVAAVGVTTWLQFLFCFSYIKLAVTLVKYFPQAYMNFHYKSTEGWSIGNVLLDFTGGSFSLLQMFLQSYNNDQWTLIFGDPTKFGLGVFSIFFDVVFFIQHFCLYRKRPGYDQLN
- the CTNS gene encoding cystinosin isoform X2, yielding MIRNWLAIFILFPLKLVEKCESTVSLTVPPVVKLENGSSTNVSIALRPPLNATLVITFEITFRSKNITILELPEEVVVPPGVTNSSFQVTSQNVGQVTVYLHGNHSNQTGPRIRFLVIRSNAISIVNQVIGWIYFVAWSISFYPQVIMNWRRKSVIGLSFDFVALNLTGFVAYSVFNIGLLWVPYIKEQFLLKYPNGVNPVNSNDVFFSLHAVVLTLIIIVQCCLYERGGQRVSWPAVGFLVLAWLFALVTMIVAAVGVTTWLQFLFCFSYIKLAVTLVKYFPQAYMNFHYKSTEGWSIGNVLLDFTGGSFSLLQMFLQSYNNDQWTLIFGDPTKFGLGVFSIFFDVVFFIQHFCLYRKRPGYDQLN
- the CTNS gene encoding cystinosin isoform X9, with product MNWRRKSVIGLSFDFVALNLTGFVAYSVFNIGLLWVPYIKEQFLLKYPNGVNPVNSNDVFFSLHAVVLTLIIIVQCCLYERGGQRVSWPAVGFLVLAWLFALVTMIVAAVGVTTWLQFLFCFSYIKLAVTLVKYFPQAYMNFHYKSTEGWSIGNVLLDFTGGSFSLLQMFLQSYNNAASGATI
- the CTNS gene encoding cystinosin isoform X10 is translated as MIRNWLAIFILFPLKLVEKCESTVSLTVPPVVKLENGSSTNVSIALRPPLNATLVITFEITFRSKNITILELPEEVVVPPGVTNSSFQVTSQNVGQVTVYLHGNHSNQTGPRIRFLVIRSNAISIVNQVIGWIYFVAWSISFYPQVIMNWRRKSVIGLSFDFVALNLTGFVAYSVFNIGLLWVPYIKEQFLLKYPNGVNPVNSNDVFFSLHAVVLTLIIIVQCCLYERGGQRVSWPAVGFLVLAWLFALVTMIVAAVGVTTWLQFLFCFSYIKLAVTLVKYFPQAYMNFHYKSTEGWSIGNVLLDFTGGSFSLLQMFLQSYNNDQWTLIFGDPTKFGLGVFSIFFDVVFFIQHFCLYRKRPGLQAARTGSGSRLRQDWAPNLQLKALPQTTSVSASSLKG
- the CTNS gene encoding cystinosin isoform X7 — translated: MCFLSQARALTQCLTSLIWVLPESTVSLTVPPVVKLENGSSTNVSIALRPPLNATLVITFEITFRSKNITILELPEEVVVPPGVTNSSFQVTSQNVGQVTVYLHGNHSNQTGPRIRFLVIRSNAISIVNQVIGWIYFVAWSISFYPQVIMNWRRKSVIGLSFDFVALNLTGFVAYSVFNIGLLWVPYIKEQFLLKYPNGVNPVNSNDVFFSLHAVVLTLIIIVQCCLYEAYMNFHYKSTEGWSIGNVLLDFTGGSFSLLQMFLQSYNNAASGATI